The region CTATGCGTGCCGTTGAAAAAGGAGCTCAAGAGCTGGATATGGTGGTCAATATCGGTGCCTTAAAAGCAGGTGACCGTAATAAGTTCCTTCATGATATTTTTATGACAGTTGAAGGAGCCGGAGGTGTTCCGGTCAAAGCGATAATCGAAACCGGCTTGTTGAATGATGATCAAAAAAAGCTGGCTTGCGACCTGGCGGTGACAGCAGGTGCATCATTTGTTAAAACCTGCACCGGATTTGCTCCGGGATGTGCTTGCGTTGATGACATAAAACTCATGCGTTCAGTTGTGGGGGATGACATCGGTGTCAAGGCCAGCGGAGGCATCAAGACCTACAGTCATGCTCAGGAGCTTATACAGGCTGGTGCCAGCAGGCTTGGCACTTCGTCTTCTCTTACCGTTATAAGGAGATAGTTTTTGTCCGGGAAAGTTAAACTCATAGCCGTGGATAAGCCCGGCGATATTGAAAGAAAGTCGTTTGAAATTATTGATTCAGAAGTCCCGGAACCCCGCAGGTTTGACGGTATTGAATGGCAGATAGTAAGACGCATGGTTCATACCACTGCTGATTTTCAACTTATAGATCTGGTGCGTTTCCATCCGGATGCAGTTGCTTCCGGGATTGATGCGCTGCGATCCGGCTGTACCATTGCTACAGATACGGAAATGGCTCGCTGTGGAATTCCTTTACGCAGAATGACTCCACTAAAGTGCAGTGTGAGTTGCCTGATGAATGATCATAGTGTCATTCTTTCGGCAAAGAAGAACTCTACAACAAGGGCTCATGCAGCTATGGAACTTGCTGCCGATAGCTTGCATCCTGAAATTCATGTAATTGGTAACGCTCCTACAGCTTTGATACGTCTGGTGAATATGGTGCAAGAGGGCAGGATGGCACCTCCTGCGCTTGTTGTTGGGATGCCTGTAGGGTTCGTGAATGCTGCTGAATCTAAATCCATGCTGATGGATAGCGGTAAGATTCCTTATATAGCAATTGAAGGACGTAAAGGCGGATCTGCACTAGCTGCATGTGTGATAAACGCATTGGCTGAGGTTGTTCTTGCCGAACGGGATCTTTCCGGGGACATCTGACATTTATAATTCTGTTTGTCGTATGCGCTTTTCGTTGCGTAAAATATTATTAATAATAGACTTTAATTGATAATTATGGGAACACAATTGCAAATTAGAATGTTTGTTTTTAAATTAAGAATGCTAGTCTCGGTACTGTAGAGTATGTCTGAAAACAAGGTCGCTTCAAAAAAATTTTTCTTAATATTTAAAAAGGGTGAAAGATCTATTTCCCGTGATCTTTCAGCCTGCCTTGTTTTCGCCCTTGCTATAATAATAGGGATGGTTACCGCGTATGAGTACTTTGGCCGTTCTAAAATGTTACGGCAGGAGTTTGAAGATAAAGCGGATAGCTATATTGATCAGTTAGCCAAGTCTGTTACTTTTCCTATCTGGAACTTTGATATGGGTTCGCTGAAGCATGTTTGTAGCGCTTATACCCAGAATGAACAGTTTTCCAAGCTAAAAATTGTAGATATGAACGGCGAAGTTCTGTTCAATTTTGTGCGTGCCGGAGATGCGGATGATCACCCGATTACCCGTGAGCGCGATCTATACATTTCCAAGGAGAAAATCGGTAACGTCAGTATGGAACTGACCAGCCGTTTTTACCGGCGTAATCTGGATTGGATTCTATTTGTTTCCAGTCTGACCTTCCTTACTTCGGTAGCTGTAATTTATATTATTACCGGTTTTTTGATTGATTATTTTATACGTAATCCCATCGCTCGTTTACGTAAGGGGATGGATAAAGTCGCCATGGGTGATTTTTCCTACCGATTTGATGAATTTCAATACATAGAATTGCTGGAAATCGGTTCCCGATTCAATCGTATGACTGAAGAAATCGCCAGTCGTGAAAGTCGACTGGAAGAAGTCAATAATGCGCTGCAGGGCGAAATTCACATGCGTGAAAAGGCAGCCCAGTCATTAATCAAAAGTGAAAAACGTTACCGGGCACTGGTAGAGACCACGGCTGAAGGCTTTTTCATGATTGATGATTCTATGATTCTGCTGGACGTGAATCCGGCTTTTTGTACCATGATCGGACTTAACCGTGCGGATATGCTAGGGATCGATCTGGAGAAGGTGCTTGGTAAAGTCGCGGCCGAGAGATTTCGGAATGATGACAGCAGCGGGCATAGATTTGAGCTCAGCTTTACAAACAGTAACGACCGTGAAGTAGATATTTTCATCAACGCAACCAATCTTTTTGAAAGTGAGCATGTAAAACTCACTTTCGCTTTTGTTACCGATATTTCCGGTTACAAGATGATGGAAAAGGCCCTGAGA is a window of Maridesulfovibrio sp. DNA encoding:
- a CDS encoding precorrin-8X methylmutase — protein: MSGKVKLIAVDKPGDIERKSFEIIDSEVPEPRRFDGIEWQIVRRMVHTTADFQLIDLVRFHPDAVASGIDALRSGCTIATDTEMARCGIPLRRMTPLKCSVSCLMNDHSVILSAKKNSTTRAHAAMELAADSLHPEIHVIGNAPTALIRLVNMVQEGRMAPPALVVGMPVGFVNAAESKSMLMDSGKIPYIAIEGRKGGSALAACVINALAEVVLAERDLSGDI
- the deoC gene encoding deoxyribose-phosphate aldolase, with translation MDKIDKIASYIDHTLLSVSAVPADIEKLCREAVENDFASVCVHPSHIARAVTLLADEKPIVCSVIGFPSGSTLSEVKMIEAMRAVEKGAQELDMVVNIGALKAGDRNKFLHDIFMTVEGAGGVPVKAIIETGLLNDDQKKLACDLAVTAGASFVKTCTGFAPGCACVDDIKLMRSVVGDDIGVKASGGIKTYSHAQELIQAGASRLGTSSSLTVIRR